A part of Aegilops tauschii subsp. strangulata cultivar AL8/78 chromosome 2, Aet v6.0, whole genome shotgun sequence genomic DNA contains:
- the LOC109746502 gene encoding uncharacterized protein yields MDSDLQYVYEQYVESSDGSSDEEEYSDETAMMQAVLEDAERAEKYVLNFNGSIKGHRVLNHNRARGHLPLMANYFSPDALSADHFRRRFRMRKTIFDHLYHGVRSYDDYLILKKDVLGTIGFSGYQKCTSALQMLSYGTAADSWDEYLRMSESTCRDAMVRFATAVVEVYGPQYMKEPTVADTERLVEISEARGWPGLLRSLDYMHWKWKNCPKALLGQY; encoded by the coding sequence ATGGATTCTGATTTGCAGTACGTATACGAGCAGTATGTTGAGTCGTCTGACGGCTCGTCGGACGAGGAGGAGTACTCCGATGAGACGGCGATGATGCAGGCGGTCCTTGAAGACGCGGAGCGTGCGGAGAAGTATGTTCTCAATTTCAATGGCTCGATCAAGGGCCATCGAGTGCTCAACCACAACAGGGCGCGCGGGCATTTGCCACTGATGGCCAACTACTTTTCCCCAGATGCACTATCTGCTGACCATTTTCGTCGGCGTTTTCGGATGCGCAAGACTATCTTCGATCATTTGTATCATGGCGTCCGGtcctatgatgactacttaatccTTAAGAAGGACGTCTTGGGAACGATTGGCTTCTCTGGTTACCAGAAGTGCACGAGCGCACTCCAGATGCTTTCATATGGCACAGCCGCTGATTCGTGGGACGAGTACCTACGGATGTCTGAGAGCACATGCAGAGATGCCATGGTCAGGTTTGCAACTGCCGTGGTTGAGGTGTACGGACCTCAGTACATGAAAGAACCAACTGTGGCAGACACGGAGAGGCTCGTGGAAATCTCAGAAGCAAGAGGGTGGCCAGGTTTACTTAGATCTCTTGACtacatgcattggaaatggaagaactgcCCGAAGGCTTTACTAGGGCAATATTAG